A region from the Malus domestica chromosome 07, GDT2T_hap1 genome encodes:
- the LOC103451254 gene encoding uncharacterized protein translates to MTNMSRSPFMDEIEQAEPPCKFSMPHFISFKGDGDPERHLKHYQSTIVLYRSNNALMCKILATTLQGKAQDWFHTLPPRSIWSFDDLSLVFTKEYSFYRLIKKNSNHLFNMKNNPNESFCDYVKRFKAEKAKIVRCYNSITCTAFQTELLADHPMFEEMIMKEDLTLADSITLADKHALEDEARRADKAPEQPQKASAVAQKKEDGKQSSKSRQEAKHRDRPMTKEGLMTNN, encoded by the coding sequence ATGACCAACATGAGCAGGTCACCATTcatggacgagatcgagcaggcagagcctccatgcAAATTTAGCATGCCACACTTCATATCGTTTAAAGGAGATGGAGATCCAGAAAGGCACTTGAAGCACTACCAAAGCACGATAGTCCTTTATCGGAGCAACAATGCCCTTATGTGCAAAATTTTAGCAACCACTTTACAAGGcaaggcgcaagattggtttcacACTTTGCCACCACGATCCATCTGGAgttttgatgatctttccttggttttcaccaaagaatactcattCTACCGCTTGATCAAGAAAAATTCTAACCACTTGTTCAACATGAAGAATAACCCAAATGAGTCGTTTTGCGACtacgtgaagaggttcaaagcagaaaAGGCGAAGATTGTCAGATGCTACAACTCGATAACATGCACAGCCTTCCAAACAGAACTCCTAGCAGACCACCCAATGTTCGAagaaatgatcatgaaagaagatctaactctagcAGACTCTATCACTCTTGCAGATAAGCATGCACTGGAGGATGAGGCTCGACGAGCAGACAAGGCGCCCGAGCAGCCTCAAAAAGCGTCGGCAGTGGCTCAAAAAAAGGAAGATGGGAAACAGTCCAGCAAAAGCAGGCAGGAAGCCAAACATAGGGACCGACCCATGACCAAAGAAGGCTTGATGACCAACAATTAG
- the LOC103410219 gene encoding NAC domain-containing protein 43-like, translated as MAPENMSISVNGQSQVPPGFRFHPTEEELLQYYLKKKVSNQRIDLDVIRDVDLNKLEPWDIQEKCKIGTTPQNDWYFFSHKDKKYPTGTRTNRATAAGFWKATGRDKVICSNCRRIGMRKTLVFYKGRAPHGQKSDWIMHEYRLDDNNTSNCNITNVSTVMGEAAQDEGWVVCRIFKKKNLHKSLSSPILSTTTSSITTETRSGQSLFDSCPEGTLEQILQYMERTCKEEENEAYINNISTRFNLQPINTGISNTTNHNGFHERFLKLPTLDSPNSTSSQDCYQPNIHEEMMVTEKNNDQVSPFTDNHQNMDYNAHHMDSGLTSWEALDHLVASQLNGQTEASRQLACFSSDPHNTIVYDNDDHDHELQLPSTLRGSLSSSNKSYHPTHHYNNSEFDLWNFDRRSASLSSSDTLCHVSTGPI; from the exons ATGGCGCCTGAAAACATGAGTATATCTGTAAATGGGCAATCTCAAGTCCCTCCTGGATTCAGATTTCATCCAACCGAAGAGGAACTCTTGCAGTACTACTTGAAGAAGAAGGTTTCAAATCAGAGGATTGATCTCGATGTCATTCGTGATGTCGATCTCAATAAGCTTGAGCCATGGGATATACAag aGAAATGTAAGATAGGAACTACACCGCAGAATGATTGGTATTTCTTCAGCCATAAGGACAAGAAGTACCCGACTGGAACACGAACAAATCGTGCAACTGCTGCCGGATTCTGGAAGGCAACCGGCCGTGATAAAGTGATATGCAGCAACTGCAGGCGTATCGGTATGCGGAAGACTCTGGTGTTCTACAAAGGCCGAGCTCCCCATGGCCAAAAGTCTGATTGGATCATGCATGAATATAGACTCGACGACAATAATACTAGCAATTGCAATATCACTAAT GTGTCCACAGTTATGGGAGAGGCAGCACAAGATGAGGGATGGGTGGTTTGCCGAATCTTCAAGAAGAAAAACCTCCACAAAAGTTTGAGCAGCCCAATCTTGAGTACTACTACTTCATCCATCACAACAGAAACAAGAAGTGGCCAATCACTGTTTGATTCGTGCCCCGAGGGAACTTTGGAGCAAATACTTCAATACATGGAAAGGACATGCAAGGAAGAAGAGAATGAAGCCTACATTAACAATATTAGCACAAGATTTAACCTCCAACCAATCAACACTGGCATTAGTAATACTACCAATCACAATGGCTTCCATGAGAGGTTCTTGAAACTTCCAACCCTAGACAGCCCAAACTCCACAAGCAGCCAGGATTGTTACCAACCAAACATTCATGAGGAGATGATGGTCACAGAGAAGAATAATGACCAGGTGAGTCCCTTCACTGATAATCATCAAAACATGGATTATAATGCACACCACATGGACTCAGGACTCACCAGCTGGGAAGCTCTCGACCACCTTGTAGCTTCACAGCTCAATGGACAAACCGAAGCCTCTAGGCAATTAGCTTGTTTCAGCTCTGACCCCCACAACACTATTGTTTATGACAACGATGATCATGATCATGAACTCCAATTACCAAGTACCCTACGAGGATCATTGTCTTCATCCAATAAATCCTACCATCCCACTCACCATTACAACAACAGCGAATTCGACCTGTGGAATTTCGATCGACGATCAGCATCGTTGTCATCCTCCGACACGCTGTGCCACGTGTCGACCGGTCCTATATAA